From the genome of Synergistaceae bacterium:
TCGTGTCCGGCCGAATATCCGCGAAAACGGGCGTCGCGCCCCGCAGGACTACCGCGTTGGCCGTGGAGCTGAAGGTGAAGGAGGGGAGGACGACCTCGTCGCCGGGCCCGATGTTCGCCAGAATCATCATCATCTCCAGGGCCGAGGTCCCGGAGGGAACGAGAATGGCTTTGGCGCATCCCAGACGTTCCTCCAGCCAGGCCGCGCATTTTTTTGAAAAAGCCCCATTTCCGGCAAATCCGCCTTTTTTCAGAACTTCCTCAATATAGATACTTTCCCGGCCTGTCAGCCAGGGTTTGTTGAAGGGGATCATGGGTTCCTCCTGTCGTTTCTCATCTCTGTCAATTGCGTTACCTTCGGGTTTCCAGCAGGCTTTGCAGATACTCCGCGTAATCGGTGCCGGCCAGACGGGCCGCGCATTTTGCCATGTCGTCCGCGCCGATCCAGCCCTGCCGCCAGGCGATTTCCTCGGGGCAGGCGACCATCAGCCCCTGACGTTTCTGAACCACCTCGATGAAGGTTCCCGCCTCCGAAAGGGCTTCGTGGGTTCCGGTGTCCAGCCAGGCGAAGCCCCGGCCAAAAACCTCCACGTTCAGCCGGCCTTCTTCGAAATACCGGCGAATCAGGTCGATAATTTCCAGTTCTCCCCGGCTGGAGGGCTTCAGGCTGCGCGTTTTATCCACCACTGTTTCGTCGAAGAAGTAAAGACCCACCACGGCGAAATGAGATCGGGGATTTTCCGGCTTTTCCTCCAGGCTGAGAACTTTGCCCTCCGAGTCGAACTCCACGACGCCGTAGCGCTTCGGGTCTCGAACCCGGTAGGCGAATACCGTGGCTCCCTGCTCCCGTCGGGCGGCTTTTTGCAGCGTTCCGGTCAGATACGCGCCATAGAAGATGTTGTCTCCGAGAATCAGAGCGCCTCCTTCTCCCGCGAGAAACGCCTCTCCCAGCGTGAAGGCCTGAGGCAGGCCGCCCGGCTCGGGCTGAACGGCGTAGGTCAGATGAATGCCCCACTGGGCGCCGTCTCCCAGCAGGCGCCGGTATTGCTCGACGTCCTGAGGCGTGGAGATCAGCAGGATATCCCGAAGGCCCCCCAGCATGAAGCTCGTGAGGGGATAGTAGATCATGGGCTTGTCGTAGACCGGTAAAAGCTGCTTGCTGACGGCCAGAGTCAGAGGATAAAGGCGCGTGCCTCTGCCGCCCGCCAGAATGATTCCCTTACGAATCACGGCGCGTTCCTCCCTGCGGTTCTCCCGTTCCCCGCCGCTCCAGGCGGTAGGAACCGCTTAAAATGGCGTCGATCCAGGGGCCGTTGCGAAGATACCATTCTATTGTATGCTGCATACCCCGGTGGAAGTCCCACTCGGGACGCCAGCCAAGCTCGTTTCTGATTTTTGACGAATCGATGGCGTAACGGCGGTCGTGTCCCGGACGGTCCTGGACGAAGGTGACTTGTTCACGGCAGGATTTTCCGTCGTCCCGAGGCCGCAGGGTATCCAGGGCGCGGCAGATAAACTCCACGATTTCCAGGTTGGTTCGCTCGCAGTTCCCTCCGATGTTGTAGCACTCGCCCGGAACGCCCCGCTCCAGAACGGTCAGGAGCGCCGAGCAGTGGTCCGCAACGTAAAGCCAGTCGCGGACGTTTTTGCCGTCTCCATAGACGGGGAGGGGATGGTTCTTCAGCGCCGAAAGAATCATGTGGGGAATGAGCTTTTCCGGAAACTGAAAAGGGCCGTAGTTGTTCGAGCAGTTGGTGGTCAGAACGGGAAGCCCGTAGGTATGGCCCCAGGCCCGCACCAGGTGGTCAGCCGCGGCCTTCGAAGCGGAGTAGGGCGAGTTCGGGCGGCAGGGCGTGGTTTCGGAGAACGCGCCGCTTTCGCCCAGAGAGCCGAAAATCTCGTCCGTGGAGACCTGCAGGAAACGAAAATCGCGCTTTTCCTCGGGAGACAGACGCTCGTAATGCCCCCGCGCCGCGTTCAGCAGACAGAAAGTGCCCACCACGTTGGTTTGAATGAAGTCGCCGGGCGCGTCGATGGATCGGTCCACGTGGGACTCCGCCGCCAGGTTCAAAACGGCCCGGGGGGCGTGCTCCGTGAAGATGCGATCCAGGAGCGCCCCGTCGCAGATGTCCCCGTGAATAAAATGGTAGCGGGGATGGGCAGCCACGTCGCTCAGAGAATTGGGATTCCCCGCGTAGGTCAGTTTATCCAAATTGATGACTTCATATTCCCGGGAAAGCAGCAAATGTATTAAATTACTGCCGATAAAGCCGGCTCCTCCCGTTACCAGAAGCGACATTCCGCACCCGCCTTCGCTGTCAGAATCGTCCGTTTGCAGTTCACGTTATGAAAATACCGCTGGAACACTCCAAAACGGGGAAAACTATACCCCCATCTCTTTAAAATTACAATAAGCCTGACGATTTCTTTCTTTTTACGTCTCGCGCCCAGGCCGGAATTTCAGGGTTTTTCCGGCGTATCATTGTTTGATTTTAAATATTATAGGACATTACAGGAAAACAACCGGCGCATAATCAGCAAATAAACATCTCCTGTATAATTTTCTGCAAAGAAGCTGGTTATTTTTCAGAACTGGTTATTTTTTGCAGAACTGGAGAGATGTTCGTGAATCATATCGATTTTCATATTCACCTGTACCCGCCGGAGGTCATCCGGGATGCCGAAAAAATTTCGGAACGGGAACCTTATTTCAACGCCCTGACGCACAATCGCGTGCATAAATGGGCGACGGTGGACGACCTTCTGTCCCGCATGGAAAAAGACGGCGTGGAACGGGCGGTGGCGGGGGGGTTTGCCTTTCAGGATATGGGCCTGTGCCGGCTCTGTAACGACTATATCATCGACTGCGTGAGGCGTTATCCCGATAAACTGGACGGCATGTGCCTTGTTCCACCGCTGGCGAGGGGCTTTGACAGGGAAATTCTGCGATGTGCGGAGGCGGGTCTGATCGGGGCAGGGGAGCTCTTCCCGGAAGGGCAGGGGATCGATATCACCGACGAGTCTCAGACCTGGCGCCTGGCAGGTGTTCTGCACGAGGTGAACCTGTGCGTCCAGTGGCACTCGGCGGAACCCGTGGGGCACTCCTACGTGGGCAAGGGCAACGTGGGGCCCCGTGAAGCGGCTCTTTTCTGTATGCATCATCCGGAGGTCAGGACAATTTTCGCGCACCTGGGCGGCGGTCTCTGGCTCTACGAACTGATGCCGGAGATGAAACTTCGCCTTTCCAACGCGTATTACGATCTCGCGGCTCTGCCCTGGCTCTATGAACCCGCCGTCCTGAAGACGCTGGAAACAGCCGGGCTTGAAGATAAATTTCTGATGGGTACGGATTATCCGATACTGGACTCCACGCGCTACAAAAAAGCCTTTGAAGCGTCGGGAATTCGAGAAACAACTCTGAAGAAAATCACCCGCGACAATGCGCTGTCCCTCCTGTCCGAATTAAAACAAGGCCGAATTAAAAACAAAGCCGAATTAAAAACAAGGCCGAATTAAAAACAAGGCCGAATTAAAAACAAGGCCGAATTAAAAACAAGGCCGAATTAAAAACAAGGCCATTGGAATATCCCCGGACCTGAGGATTTTATATTCTTCCGGATTTTTCCGGGAGTTTTTATGTATGTCCTATAATGTATCTTATGTAACATAATATTGAAATTTTATGAGCCGATTGAATTGATATGAATTTTTTTTGTGAATTTTTTGGTATGAACTTTTATTGAATCCGAACCGAAAGAAATTTGCTGTCTTTCACGATAAAACGATAGGGCAATCCGGCGGCTTCTCCGGCGTAGTCCACGTTGATTCGAGGCGTGGCCAGAACGCGGTTTTCCGGGATTGTTTCGCCTTCGGCTATAAAGAGGCCGCTGCCGCAGAGATCCGCTCCGTAATGTTTTCTGGTGATGTCGAGGGCCATGCAAAGTTTCCCAGGTCCGCTGCAGAGGTTTTCGAGCTTTTGTGTTCCGCGGCGCTCCTGTTGAAGGGAAATTCCCATACGGGGTTCCAGAGCGCGAATCAGGACGGCTTCGGGTTCTCCCTCTTCGTTGGCGACGACGTTGAAGCAATTGTACATTCCGTAGATGAGATACACATAAGCGTAACCCCCCGGACCAAACATGACGTTGGTGCGATGTCCGGCCGAGGGGCCTTTTTTTCCGTAAGAATGACAGGCGGCGTCTTTTCGGCCTGTGTAGGCTTCGGTTTCTACGATGAGCCCTCCGGTCTCCGCGCCGTCTGTGATGTGAACCAGAGTTTTTCCCAGGAGATCCCGGGCCAGAGGCAGAGCTCCCCGAAGATAGAAATCCCGGTGAAGCCTATGAAAATGAAGCCGGTGAAAAACGGAGGTCACGAATTTTTGGCGGGGAAACGTTCCCGCAGCCGACGGAAAACGCCCGGCGGCACCATGTCGCTGATCGACCCTCCAAACTGAAAAATATCGCGTACGGCGCTGCTGGACAGATAGGAATATCGCGCGTCGGTGACGATAAAGAGCGTCTCGATCTCCGGCGCGAGCTGACGATTCATCAGGGCCGTTTGAAACTCGAACTCGAAGTCGGACATGGCCCGCAGGCCCCGTATGATCACCTTGGCGTCCCGCTGGTGCATGTAGTCGACCAGAAGCCCCGTGAAGGCGTCCACCCTGACGCCGGGCAGATGGGCGAGCGCCTCTCTGGCCATGTCACAGCGTTCTTCCATATCGAAAGTGGAATGTTTCTGAGGGTTGACGAGGACGCTCACCGTCAGGTCGCCGAAAATGGCGGCGGCGCGTTCCGCGATGTAGACATGGCCGTTGGTGATGGGGTCGAAGGAGCCGGGGTAGACGGCCCGGGCGAGAGAGTTCACGACAGCACCTCCAGTTGAGCGGGCTCCGGTTTCATCGAAAAAGCGCCGTTCTGTCTGAGAAACGTCAGAGTGGTTTCCCCGTAGACGCGGCTGTCCGTCACGGTCCATTCTTCTGAAGGCACGAAAAGCTTTTCCCTGGACGAATGCTCCACTATCAAAATCCCTCCCTGTTTCAAAACACGACTCAAATCTTTTTCGCGCAAGAGAGACCTGCCCCATCCTTCGCCATAAGGCGGATCGGCAAAGACGATATCAAAGGCGCGTCCCCGCCGGACCAGCCAGGCCAGAGCCCGCCGAAACTCCAGAGACAGGACGATCGTGTCCTCCGCCCGCCTGCGCGAAAGCGCCCGTTCAATCTCCGAAGCGCGATTTTTCAGAACTTCCACCGAAACAAGGGAAGAGACTCCCCGTTTCAGAGCTTCCAGCCCCACCTGCCCCGTCCCCGCGAAAAGATCAAGAAAAGACCGACCCTCCAGACAGTTCCCCGGGGGGAAATCGGAGGGCTCGTCAGCCCCTTCCCATCTGATGGACCCCAAAATGCTGAACAGCGCCAGAAGAACCCGGCCTGAGGTAGGACGCACTTCCTTCATTGTACTGTCGTCATCGTACTGCCTTCATTTCAGTTCATCACCTCAGGCGACGGCCGAGATCTTCGATGGAACAGCGAACCGCCGGGGTCAGGTAGACGTTCGACGTTCCGTCCGGTCTCACCAGAACGTCGTTGCCCCGGGCGCTCACCAGCAGGTAATAACGCTGCTCGAAGCCGGCGTCACTGGAGATCGTCTCGACGAGCCAGTGAATGGGCTCCGCCCTCGCCCCGTGAAAAAGTTTTTTGAATACCCAACGGGCTTCTCCCTGAGCGCCGGAAACGCCGGACAGTTTTTCCGGCAGATCTTCGGGCAGAGGACTCCCCGTTTTTACGTGCATCACGTCGCTCTCTCCCTTTTTAAACCCCCACGTCCTTCTTTTGACGGTAAAGTTTTTTTCTTTGACGATGTTCAGTCTGAAAATATTTTTGCCCATCTCCAGCCATTTCCGCTCGTACTTCGTCGTGACGGGCCGAGGCGCGCTCAGAAGCTCGCAGTCCGCCGCGGAGAGCGCCTCGTGTTCCCCGAAAATCTTCCGGACTTCCCTGGCGTACCACTCTTCATCTGTGACCATCTCGAAAACCCCGCCGATTTTCAGCACGGCGGCGATGTCGTCCACGAAGCCCCCTGCCGTAACCCGGCGCGAAGCGTGCCGTTTCCGGGGCCAGGGACAGGGGAAATTCATGCAGACCCGGTTCAGGGATTCGTCCGGGAAAAGTTCCTTCATCATGAATCGCGCGTCGGTGCGAATGATTTTCACGTTGGGCAAAAGACCGATTCTCCGGACGCATCGGGCGATGCAGGCGGGCGAAACCTCGATTCCGACAAGCAACATCTCCGGATGGGCGGCCG
Proteins encoded in this window:
- the coaD gene encoding pantetheine-phosphate adenylyltransferase: MNSLARAVYPGSFDPITNGHVYIAERAAAIFGDLTVSVLVNPQKHSTFDMEERCDMAREALAHLPGVRVDAFTGLLVDYMHQRDAKVIIRGLRAMSDFEFEFQTALMNRQLAPEIETLFIVTDARYSYLSSSAVRDIFQFGGSISDMVPPGVFRRLRERFPAKNS
- the rfbB gene encoding dTDP-glucose 4,6-dehydratase produces the protein MSLLVTGGAGFIGSNLIHLLLSREYEVINLDKLTYAGNPNSLSDVAAHPRYHFIHGDICDGALLDRIFTEHAPRAVLNLAAESHVDRSIDAPGDFIQTNVVGTFCLLNAARGHYERLSPEEKRDFRFLQVSTDEIFGSLGESGAFSETTPCRPNSPYSASKAAADHLVRAWGHTYGLPVLTTNCSNNYGPFQFPEKLIPHMILSALKNHPLPVYGDGKNVRDWLYVADHCSALLTVLERGVPGECYNIGGNCERTNLEIVEFICRALDTLRPRDDGKSCREQVTFVQDRPGHDRRYAIDSSKIRNELGWRPEWDFHRGMQHTIEWYLRNGPWIDAILSGSYRLERRGTGEPQGGTRRDS
- a CDS encoding RsmD family RNA methyltransferase → MKEVRPTSGRVLLALFSILGSIRWEGADEPSDFPPGNCLEGRSFLDLFAGTGQVGLEALKRGVSSLVSVEVLKNRASEIERALSRRRAEDTIVLSLEFRRALAWLVRRGRAFDIVFADPPYGEGWGRSLLREKDLSRVLKQGGILIVEHSSREKLFVPSEEWTVTDSRVYGETTLTFLRQNGAFSMKPEPAQLEVLS
- the trmB gene encoding tRNA (guanosine(46)-N7)-methyltransferase TrmB, which encodes MTVNYDNILFPNDFETLPVDFSRFSTGLSRLELEIGFGNGEYTVRHAAAHPEMLLVGIEVSPACIARCVRRIGLLPNVKIIRTDARFMMKELFPDESLNRVCMNFPCPWPRKRHASRRVTAGGFVDDIAAVLKIGGVFEMVTDEEWYAREVRKIFGEHEALSAADCELLSAPRPVTTKYERKWLEMGKNIFRLNIVKEKNFTVKRRTWGFKKGESDVMHVKTGSPLPEDLPEKLSGVSGAQGEARWVFKKLFHGARAEPIHWLVETISSDAGFEQRYYLLVSARGNDVLVRPDGTSNVYLTPAVRCSIEDLGRRLR
- a CDS encoding amidohydrolase family protein is translated as MNHIDFHIHLYPPEVIRDAEKISEREPYFNALTHNRVHKWATVDDLLSRMEKDGVERAVAGGFAFQDMGLCRLCNDYIIDCVRRYPDKLDGMCLVPPLARGFDREILRCAEAGLIGAGELFPEGQGIDITDESQTWRLAGVLHEVNLCVQWHSAEPVGHSYVGKGNVGPREAALFCMHHPEVRTIFAHLGGGLWLYELMPEMKLRLSNAYYDLAALPWLYEPAVLKTLETAGLEDKFLMGTDYPILDSTRYKKAFEASGIRETTLKKITRDNALSLLSELKQGRIKNKAELKTRPN
- a CDS encoding DNA-3-methyladenine glycosylase, which codes for MTSVFHRLHFHRLHRDFYLRGALPLARDLLGKTLVHITDGAETGGLIVETEAYTGRKDAACHSYGKKGPSAGHRTNVMFGPGGYAYVYLIYGMYNCFNVVANEEGEPEAVLIRALEPRMGISLQQERRGTQKLENLCSGPGKLCMALDITRKHYGADLCGSGLFIAEGETIPENRVLATPRINVDYAGEAAGLPYRFIVKDSKFLSVRIQ
- the rfbA gene encoding glucose-1-phosphate thymidylyltransferase RfbA, whose amino-acid sequence is MIRKGIILAGGRGTRLYPLTLAVSKQLLPVYDKPMIYYPLTSFMLGGLRDILLISTPQDVEQYRRLLGDGAQWGIHLTYAVQPEPGGLPQAFTLGEAFLAGEGGALILGDNIFYGAYLTGTLQKAARREQGATVFAYRVRDPKRYGVVEFDSEGKVLSLEEKPENPRSHFAVVGLYFFDETVVDKTRSLKPSSRGELEIIDLIRRYFEEGRLNVEVFGRGFAWLDTGTHEALSEAGTFIEVVQKRQGLMVACPEEIAWRQGWIGADDMAKCAARLAGTDYAEYLQSLLETRR